In Acanthopagrus latus isolate v.2019 chromosome 6, fAcaLat1.1, whole genome shotgun sequence, the genomic window TGCTCTTCAGCAGCTCCCTACCCTGAagacctctcctctctgcctccagaAGACTCCAGCAGCCCGTCCGCCTGCAGCACCATGACTCCTcggtctctcctcctctgcgtCCTGGTCCTCCAGTCTTTCCTCTGCACCGTCTGGTGCAGCCCTGTGTGCAACAACGAGTGCTGCCGCTTCGTGGAGGGCTTTCCTGTCAGGCTGAAGAAGCTCCGAGAGAACTTCTCACACATCCGAGACTTCTACGTGAGTAAACGCGCAGCACCCACTCTGCACCGACCTCCACAGTGAGCGCAGCATCATTTGGAGACATCCTCATCGCCCACATGTGGCCGTGTGGCTCCTGTCAGTCTCCAGGTGatgctgtctgcctgtctgtctgtctgtctgtctgcctcacaGCACACTGAGCACACGCGTTtctcttctgcttctgtttGCAGGAAGCAAACGATGATTTGGACACAGCGCTGCTCGACCAGAGCGTGGAGGAATCTTTCAAAGtaagtttcacttttaattcGCCGTTAAAAGCAAACGGGCTTCTCCAACGTGGATCAGAAACAGCAGACTTTGAAGGAGACTCGTGTAACCAGGCTGCtgcttccctctccctctccagacAGCGTTCGCCTGCCAGGCCATGAACGGCGTCCTGGGCTTCTATCTGGGCACGGTGCTGCCGACAGCCCTGGCCGACGAGACGGAGGACACCAGGAGCTTAAAGCCTCACATGCAGTCCATCCAGCAGATCTTCGACCAGCTCAAATCTGACGTGCACAAATGTGTGAGTATCTGAAACGCGCGTTACACCTACACGAGAATAAAGATGCAAATACGCACCGATTACGCGCAGCAGAAGGCTGCGACACACTCAGCGCGCAGAGAGACGCGATGGTTCTGTTGTCGTTCTGCAGCACGTCCGAGAGTTAACaagtgaggaagaggagtgagGTCGACCTCCATGTTTTGTCACATAATGGTCCTGGAGGTTTTTGATATTATAATGTTCTCTTACTGCACTGAGGTTACATAGACGCGTTTGGGTCGAACAGTAGGCAAGTAGAAGTCAGTTCAACATCCTGCGGTTTTGGGCTCCAAACATTCCACGCACTTTTTGACATGAGAAAATTGGCTGTCAGACAGTCAGGGGAAAAGATTAGAGATGGCTCATAGGAGAGATCACAATGTTGCCTCAGTCAGTGATTCCTCTACTGCAGTTGCGTGCATCATCCAGTTCTGCAaaaggggaagagaaagaaaggaagacatGCTGCACACACCAAGTTCCTAACAACAGCTGTACCCCTGTGTCGGTCATCACTCCTGTCATGAATTAGCAGAAGAGATAGTGATCGCTTCATTTATAGGCCATTGTCTGGAGGGGGCGGGGGGCAATTCAGGGCAGTTTCATAACGGTTTTTAACCTTTGTGGTAACTTTatctttctctgcctcctccaacAGAGACAT contains:
- the il10 gene encoding interleukin-10, encoding MTPRSLLLCVLVLQSFLCTVWCSPVCNNECCRFVEGFPVRLKKLRENFSHIRDFYEANDDLDTALLDQSVEESFKTAFACQAMNGVLGFYLGTVLPTALADETEDTRSLKPHMQSIQQIFDQLKSDVHKCRHYFSCKEPFDITSLNSTYTQMESKGLYKAMGELDLLFNYIETYLASKRHRTRVASA